ACGAGTCCCACCGCAAGTACACACCAATCACCCTCCCAGAACCCTCGTAAAGTCACCATCACCATAAAAACGCCACCTTCCACGTGTCGCCTTCTCAAACCCCTCAAAAAGTCGCCACGTGTCCCTCCCTCGCAAAGCGGCACCACGCTCTCTCTCTTCTCCTGCGCCTCGAGATTCGCGGGACACCCAAACCACCACACTCGCCCTCACGCCACGTGTCCCCTCCCCTCCCCTAACAACCCGCCACGTGTTTCATCTCCCATCCCCTCATCGGGCGCCACGTGGCTCCCTCCGAACCTTCGATCAAACAGATTCTTCATTCTCCGCTCCTCGATGATAAGAAAGGATTTAGCGGTGCAACCTTCGTTAACGCTTCCCTTTTACGTGTCGCTAACCGCCATCCCCGCCTTCTCGGGTAGCGCCACGTGTCCCTCTGTGGGTTCTTTTTAGAGatcagaaaaacaaataaatcacGTTCCACTGTGATACGAAGCTACCTACGTTAACGTTAACATTAACATTAACAACAACGATGGTTGAAGTCGAAGAGATAGAGCTGGATTTGGCGTTGTCCATAGGGGGCAGTTTCGGGAAATACACGGTGGAGAAGCCCGCACCGGATTCCGAAGCGCGTGTTTCAAATTCGGATAGTCGCGATGGAATGCGCGTGGTGATGGAGCCGCGCGAGAAGCGCGAGATTCAGGCGTTTCGGAGAATGGAGGCGAGGAAGAAGAGGGAGCGCTTGAGGGAACCGTCCGAGCCCGAATCGCAATTACGGGATTTTAAGAGGGAGAAAACGGAATGCGGTAACGGCGTTAGTGGCTCGTGGACAGCGGCGACGACGACGCCGTATCGCATGCACCAGTTCGCGACGGTGCAGTACTTGCCGTTGAATAACGGCTTTCCGTTACCGTGCTGGGTCGGAGGGGAAAAGAATGTGGGTGGAGTAGACGGCGTTGACGGCATTAACGGTGGAGGAGATAGGAAAGCCAAGTCTAATGGGTCTTCCAGGTGTAGTTCTTCTGTGGTTTCGGATTATCAAAGCTCTTCTCGtgaaggtaattttttttttttttaatttatggttactatatatataattatatatattcatatcaGCTAATTTTACGATGTTTTTTTAGCTTTTCCGTTCTTCCGAATAttcattgttatttattttacggtatttactttttttttcaaggtttTAGCTCTTTTTGTTACCACTCCATTATTTGAATGCAAAATACTAGTGTACAAAatctgaaataaaaaaaaaaattgattggctTATTCCAGTTTGAAAGTTCTATAAAGTATAtctattttgttcatttatttcCATATATGGTTTCAAAGGTTGAACAtaatcaagaaaagaagaaatttaatttgattatatctCGCGTGATTTTGGAATTTGGAGTGACATTTTTTAGGATGTGGGTTCCCAGCACATTAAATCGAATAGTCGTTCAATTTTAAACAGTATATTGTCCTGGGTCATGAATTATGGTCTCATGCAGCTTTAAGTTAAATGTAGATCAAACTTAtctgaattttttaatagtatcAGCGTTTCATATATCGCCTAATAATGTTGCGTCTCTCTCTGCCATTCCTTGTTGAACTATTACTTTTTCATGAATTATGGTCTCATGCAGCTTTAAGTTAAATGTAGATCAACCTTAtctgaattttttaatagtatcAGCGTTTCATATATCGCCTAATAATGTTGCGTCTCTCTCTGCCATTCCTTGTTGAACTATTACTTTTTCAAATAATGgctacttgattttttttttcccaaagaTCTTCGGTGCATAAAAGTTACATTGAACTCCAATTAATTCAAGTTGAGTCAAtcaattcatttaaataaagagataaagttgttcatttttttcatattaatccTAAAAGGCAAATGTCGTGAAGAAATAACTTTTAATGAATACATTATAACGTGCTCACCATTCCTGTGTCTTGGTTTGTTCTATAATGTTCTTAAATATTCGAATCCAAGCATATGAAAGTGGAGCAAGCATTATCACGTGCTATTTTATTCGTCGATTCTGCTTACCAATTACCATCATCATATTGTCCTACTTTCAAATCAGGCACATTTCGGTTTTCATATTTATCGAAGCCTTTTCTCTTATTTGCCATTTCTTAAAAaggattttgtaattttgattcAAGTAATGACACCTCTGTATACTCTATCGACACTTTGTATCACCTATTCACTTCACCTATTATACGTATAcgtcatactttttttttcttctctttttgtcTCTAGGTGTTGAGTAGATCAGTTTGGTATCCACCAAACATTTTtcattagataattttttttacattattaattaaaagtcaAGATATgactttttaaagtaattaatcaATGAGTAAATGATGTGTATGCTAATCAATGATAGGATAATAGggtaaaaaactttaaattgtGGGtgtattttaatcaaatttttatgtatatgtaattctcaacttgaatcttgattatcACCTTCCTCGGgacatattttttaacaaatattccaAATTTATCTTTTCTCAGAAGGAGGTAGCACAGACAGTCACAGCCATTCAGTTCATTCCTTGGCAGAACCGGCCCAATTGAACACTTCCAAGGAAATAAGCATCGGAACGTCCCAACCTGAAGAAAGTGCTTCCGCTTCATCTCACCCTATAAGACCCAAACAAGGCAACACCACCATCCAAGAGATAAAAAAGCACATTGCAAAGGAAACGCGACCAAAACCAAACCCCAATTCACCCGAGCCAATTGAAAACAAACCTTTGTCTAACGAAAACTTAACCAAAGTTGAAATAATGGGAAAGCCTCCAAAGCCTCTCTCTCACACCTCTTATTCGCTCCCTCCAATGCCCTATGTGTCTACAAAAGGGGACAATGGGAGAACGGTTAATGGGTTTCTCTACAGATACACAAAATCTGAGGTCAGCATTATTTGTGTTTGCCATGGAAGCACATTTTCACCTGCAGAGTTTGTGCAGCATGCAGGGGGCACAGACACCACGCACCCTCTAAGGCAAATCACAGTTATTCCTTCTGTCTTTGGGtgatcatccccttttttgtgTTAATTAGGCCTTTTCTCACTTAGCGTGTTTGGAAATAGTTGAGACGTGAACACGTCTAGACGTAAGGACGTAAGAAATCACGCATGGGATGtggaaattataattattagctGAAACCTAGCACTCTATCAGATAGAGAAGCAGAAGAATTTGATTCAAGTGTCTATGTTATGTTGTCTTTAGGCAGGGTATATATTTTGGTTACAGGAACAGGAGCTTTTTGTTGACTAAGCTAACTGCATTAACTAACAATTACTCTAATtgatgttttcttgttttggagtATGGTTTGGCTTctattgtatattattattattattattattattattattattattattattttgtttttagttgtcataaaatttcaattttattttcttagtttcatttattttccGTCAAACTTTTCCCatgattttttctcttatttttagtttcattttttcatcattaatattaGCCTTGAGAgttaaaactttatcttttatttttacatttttagtccTCATGGGGAAATGATATTGATggtaaaaaataaggaaaaagttgttagagataaaataaaaaaattatgaactttcattaaaaaagaaatatatttaactttattttcataTCTTTATTCGTGTATTGGACGGCCTATATATTGTGCTGGGTTTGATAAACTTGAGAAACTGGCGCAGATGATTTACgtgttttgcttttattttctgtttcacatttaatttgctaaaaaaaattgctaaaaAAAACTCAGGAAGTTAATGTGAGTTGAGTTACACGATTAAAACATGCACGCATCTGCATGATCTTGTTTGTACTGTCCATTCAAACATGTATCTATTCTTATACTATTGTGTCACTATGGGAAAATGGATTATAGAGTCAGCCTATTGTTTTGAGTCGGAATTTGAggttttacttttattaaatataaattttcattaaattataaaggtTTAATTACTTTTTGGTTTCTGAATcttcaacaaacttttaattAGGCTCCCGATGTCAAGtgactcaattaaaaaattgcaaaataaatagaagtttaggaattaaattaaaataacacttTAAGATCTATTTAAAAATGGTAAATAGTTTAttgacttaattaaaaaatggataaatagtcacttttgtctTTAAATGTGTAATTTTGCTGACAAATACATccctgaaagataaaaatataaaatttagtttttgaaagtgtaaaaaatgagacaaatatattttgttgttaACTTTCACCCGTCACCGTTAATAATATAGCATACGTGACACGGAGGGACTTTGCTGTTAACTTTCGTCCGTCATCATTAATAATATAGTCTATATGACACGGAGGGACAAATTCATTATTGAAATGATTGCCAACGTGGATTGTCAGCATaaggacatatttgtcataatatttttttgacttttcacATTATTACATATATTGCAATTTACGACATAGTAACTACGACGGTTACTGAGAAACGTTGTTGAAGGATACACGGTGGCAGTGCTGTAATTTTAATGATTGCATACAACAACGATTATTAAATAACCGTTTTAAAAAACGAGTATGAATGCTTACAACGACGTGTTGAGAAAGATCGTCGTAGTTATATGAATTTACAAAGACGGGTTTATCCTTTTGACCGTCTTTTAATATTCtactttttaatttctcacaaatattaatttttagcaCATCATCCACCACATCCGCAAAAATCACACGCTTCCTTGGCCCCTCCTATCTCTCACATCACATCCAACGCCGCCAACAATCCTAGGGTTTTGGTGACAATGCTCCCCTACGCTTCCATCCCGGAGGTCGCAGCGGCGTTGGGCCGCAACCTTACCTTTGTGGAGACCCTCTAGTTCAACTACTCTGCCGCAAAGTCTGATGACTTCCTCTAGTGCCACAACATTCTGTTCCTCTTCCTTGTCAAGGCCGTGGAGGTAGGAAAGACCATGGGCCACGCCACGGATGATGTTGACGCGTGTGGGCCAGGGAAGTGgggggagggagagagagagagagatcggGCTCGTGGAGCCACTGGTCGAGGTTTCCCATTTCGATGAACTTGTAGACGAGGAGGTGTTTAGGGCCTGAGGCCTAGTAACTGAGGATTTTGACGATGTTTGGGTGGCGGAGGCGACTTAGGGTTTCCATCTTGACGGTGAACTCGCAGAAGC
The Glycine max cultivar Williams 82 chromosome 16, Glycine_max_v4.0, whole genome shotgun sequence genome window above contains:
- the LOC100809595 gene encoding ninja-family protein AFP2, translating into MVEVEEIELDLALSIGGSFGKYTVEKPAPDSEARVSNSDSRDGMRVVMEPREKREIQAFRRMEARKKRERLREPSEPESQLRDFKREKTECGNGVSGSWTAATTTPYRMHQFATVQYLPLNNGFPLPCWVGGEKNVGGVDGVDGINGGGDRKAKSNGSSRCSSSVVSDYQSSSREEGGSTDSHSHSVHSLAEPAQLNTSKEISIGTSQPEESASASSHPIRPKQGNTTIQEIKKHIAKETRPKPNPNSPEPIENKPLSNENLTKVEIMGKPPKPLSHTSYSLPPMPYVSTKGDNGRTVNGFLYRYTKSEVSIICVCHGSTFSPAEFVQHAGGTDTTHPLRQITVIPSVFG